One stretch of Oncorhynchus tshawytscha isolate Ot180627B linkage group LG19, Otsh_v2.0, whole genome shotgun sequence DNA includes these proteins:
- the LOC112218650 gene encoding transcription factor Maf-like, which produces MSQQPALTGAAQPLWRTAFSSSRMASELAMSNSDLPTSPLAMEYVNDFDLMKFEVKKEPVEPDRSISQCSRLIAGGSLSSTPMSTPCSSVPPSPSFSAPSPGSGSEQKAHLEDFYWMSGYQQQLNPEALGFSPEDAVEALISSSHHLQSFDGYARGQQFAGVAGAGGGMAGEEMGSAAAVVSAVIAAAAAQNGGPHHHHHHHHAGGHHPSTGVPSNASSAGSHQHIGHLDLDDRFSDDQLVSMSVRELNRQLRGVSKEEVIRLKQKRRTLKNRGYAQSCRYKRVQQRHVLEGEKTQLIQQVDHLKAEISRLARERDAYKDKYEKLITNGCRENGSDNTPSSPEFFMTSRKFLHL; this is translated from the exons ATGTCACAGCAGCCCGCTTTGACAGGTGCTGCTCAGCCCCTTTGGAGGACTGCTTTCAGCAGCAGCAGGATGGCATCAGAACTGGCAATGAGCAACTCCGACCTGCCCACCAGTCCCCTGGCCATGGAATATGTTAATGACTTCGATCTGATGAAGTTTGAAGTGAAAAAGGAGCCGGTGGAGCCGGATCGCAGCATCAGCCAGTGCAGCCGCCTGATCGCCGGGGGATCCTTGTCTTCCACCCCGATGAGCACGCCTTGCAGCTCGGTTCCCCCTTCCCCAAGCTTTTCGGCGCCCAGCCCGGGCTCCGGGAGCGAGCAGAAGGCTCACCTGGAGGATTTCTACTGGATGAGCGGCTACCAACAGCAGCTGAATCCCGAAGCGCTGGGCTTCAGCCCCGAAGACGCGGTAGAGGCGCTGATCAGCAGCAGCCACCATCTCCAGTCCTTCGATGGCTATGCTAGAGGGCAGCAGTTCGCCGGGGTGGCCGGGGCAGGAGGCGGCATGGCCGGGGAGGAGATGGGCTCAGCAGCCGCTGTGGTATCCGCTGTTATCGCTGCAGCGGCAGCGCAGAACGGAGgtccccaccaccatcaccaccaccaccacgccgGGGGACACCACCCCTCCACAGGGGTCCCGTCCAACGCCAGTTCGGCAGGCAGCCACCAGCACATAGGACACCTGGACCTGGACGACCGGTTTTCGGACGACCAGCTGGTGAGCATGTCAGTACGGGAGCTGAACCGACAACTGCGCGGGGTCAGCAAGGAGGAGGTGATCCGGCTGAAACAGAAGAGGAGGACCCTAAAGAACAGAGGCTATGCCCAGTCCTGCCGCTACAAGCGGGTCCAGCAGAGACATGTTCTGGAGGGCGAGAAGACGCAGCTGATCCAGCAGGTGGACCACCTCAAGGCGGAGATATCACGGCTGGCCAGGGAGCGGGACGCATACAAGGACAAGTACGAGAAGCTCATAACCAACGGCTGCAGGGAAAACGGATCCGACAACACCCCCTCGTCCCCAGAGTTTTTCAT GACGTCGAGAAAGTTCCTCCATCTGTGA